The Etheostoma spectabile isolate EspeVRDwgs_2016 chromosome 1, UIUC_Espe_1.0, whole genome shotgun sequence genome has a segment encoding these proteins:
- the LOC116688470 gene encoding LOW QUALITY PROTEIN: high choriolytic enzyme 1-like (The sequence of the model RefSeq protein was modified relative to this genomic sequence to represent the inferred CDS: inserted 1 base in 1 codon), with translation MSPSASLLLLLLLGLSQALPLQEDGGKEEKAPDTIDMTTRILXANNGSNEILLEGDLLVPRTRNAMRCYTQNCFWRKSSSGQVMVPYTVSNEYTNSEKQLISSALQGFSGRTCIRFVPRSNEYDYITVQNQGGCFSSLGKVGGAQVLSLSRQGCLYHGIVQHEFSHALGFQHEQCRSDRDSYIRIVWENIDPAQAYNFNKQDTNNLNTPYDYGSIMHYDRTAFSINGRATMVPIPNSNVQIGQRQGLSSWDITRINKLYGC, from the exons ATGAGTCCCTCCgccagcctgctgctgctgctcctgctcGGCCTCTCTCAGGCACTTCCTCTCCAGGAGGATGgaggcaaagaagaaaaagccCCAGACACCATCGACATGACCACCAGGATTC ACGCCAACAACGGCAGCAATGAGATCCTGCTGGAAGGAGACCTGCTGGTTCCCAGAACCAGAAATGCCATGAGGTGCTATACCCAGAACTGCTTCTGGAGGAAAAGCTCCAGCGGCCAGGTGATGGTCCCCTACACCGTGAGCAATGAGTACACCAACTCAGAGAAGCAGTTGATCAGCAGCGCCTTGCAGGGCTTCAGCGGCAGAACCTGTATCCGCTTCGTCCCCCGTAGCAACGAGTACGACTACATCACCGTGCAGAACCAAGGAGGATGTTTCTCCTCACTGGGCAAAGTGGGGGGTGCTCAGGTGCTCTCTCTCAGCAGGCAGGGATGCCTCTACCACGGCATCGTCCAGCACGAGTTCAGCCACGCTCTGGGCTTCCAGCACGAACAGTGCAGAAGCGACCGTGACAGCTACATCAGGATCGTGTGGGAAAACATCGACCCTGCTCAGGCCTACAACTTCAACAAGCAGGACACCAACAACCTGAACACTCCCTATGACTACGGCTCCATCATGCACTATGACAGAACAGCCTTCTCCATCAACGGGAGAGCCACGATGGTCCCCATCCCCAACTCTAACGTCCAGATCGGCCAGAGGCAGGGCTTGTCCTCCTGGGACATCACAAGGATCAATAAGCTCTATGGCTGCTAG